The sequence GTttattggacagagacagagagacaggaaaggatTTGTCCAGTTTATTGACAGAGACAGGAAAGGATTTGTCCAGTTTATTGGACAGAGACAGGAAAGGATTTGTCCAGTttattggacagagacagagagacaggaaaggatTTGTCCAGTTTATTGGACAGAGACAGGAAAGGATTTGTCCAGTttattgagacagagagacaggaaaggatTTGTCCAGTttattggacagagacagagagacaggaaaggatTTGTCCAGTTTATTGGACAGAGACAGTAAAGGATTTGTCCAGTttattggacagagacagagacaggaaaggaTTTGTCCAGTTTATTGGACAGAGACAGGAAAGGATTTGTCCAGTTTATTGGACAGAGACAGTAAAGGATTTGTCCAGTTTATTGGACAGAGACAGTAAAGGATTTGTCCAGTTTAttggacagagacggagagacaggaaaGGATTTGTCCAGTTtattggacagagacagaaagacagtaaAGGATTTGTCCAGTTTATTGGactgagacagaaagacagtaaAGGATTTGTCCAGTTTATTGGACTGAGACAGGAAAGGATTTGTCCAGTTTATTGGACAGAGACAGGAAAGGATTTGTCCAGTTTattgggacagagacaggaaagGATTTGTCCAGTTTATTGGACAGAGACAGGAAAGGATTTGTCCAGTttattggacagagacagagagacaggaaaggatTTGTCCAGTTTATTGGACAGAGACAGTAAAGGATTTGTCCAGTttattggacagagacagagagacaggaaattaTTTGTCCAGTttattggacagagacagagagacagtaaagGATTTGTCCAGTTtattgggacagagacagagacaggaaaggaTTTGTCCAGTttattggacagagacagagagacaggaaaggatTTGTCCAGTttattggacagagacagagactttAAAGGATTTGTCCAGTTTATTGGACAGAGACAGTGCAGTTTAGACAGAGAGAGCTCGATGTGGGGTAGTATTGATTTATCCTGCTTCAACTGTTTTACTTAGAGATACTCTTGTTTATCTGTAAAGTTCAAACAGGATAAGTCATATATGCTCTTGTTTCTGAAAGGGGAGATTCTTATGACCCCATACACATTTCACCAGTTACTCATCTCACTTCTTCATCTCACTTCTTCATCTCACTTCTTAATCTCACTTCTTAGTCTCACTTCTTCATCTCACTTCTTAATCTCACTTCTTCATCTCACTTCTTAATCTCACTTCTTAATCTCACTTCTTAATCTCACTTCTTAATCTCACTTCTTAATCTCACTTCTTAGTCTCACCTCTTAGTCTCACCTCTTAGTCTCACTTCTTAATCTCACTTCTTAATCTCACTTCTTAATCTCACTTCTTAATCTCACTTTTTAATCTCACTTTTTAATCTCACTTCTTAATCTCACTTCTTAATCTCACTTCTTAATCTCACTTCTTAATCTCACTTTTTAATCTCACTTCTTAATCTCACTTCTTAATCTTATTTATTCATCTCACTTCTTAATCTTATTTCTTCATCTCACTTAGTTTTACTTCTTAATCTCACTTTTAATCTCACTTCTTAATCTTATTTCTTCATCTCACTTCTTCATCTCACTTCTTCATCTCACTTCTTCATCTCACTTTTTAATCTCACTTCTTAATCTCACTTCTTAATCTCACTTCTTCATCTCACTTCTTAATCTCACACCACATTTTAAACTACATCGTAACATCTCAAAATGTTCCCATGATTGGATGATTAAATCAACTTGATGTCTATttttcctctcatctctctgtctctcctccacctaTAGACAATGAGGTGTATGCTTGGGGTAACAACTCCATGGGCCAGTGTGGCCAGGGTAACTCTACTGGTCCCATCACCAAGCCGAAGAAGGTGGTTGGTCTGGACGGTGTGGTCATCCAACAGATCTCAGCTGGTACCTCCCACAGCCTGGCATGGACCGCTCTGCCCAGGGACAGGTTGGTCCTGCTCCCGGAACGCATAGAAATATAGCATGTAGAAGAGACACGGTGCCCAGGGACAGGTCAGTATAGAAATATAGCATTTAGAAGAGACATGATGCCCAGGGACAGGTCTGTATAGAAATATAGCATGTAGAAGAGACATAATGCTCAGGGACAGGTCAGTATAGAAATATAGCATTTAGAAGAGACACGATGCCCAGGGATAGGTCAGTATAGAAATATAGCATTTACAAGAGACACGATGCCCAGGGACATGCCAGTATAGAAATATAGCATGTAGAAGAGACACGATGCCCAGGGACATGCCAGTATAGAAATATAGCATGTAGAAGAGACACGATGCCCAGGGACATGCCAGTATAGAAATATAGCATGTAGAAGAGACACGATGCCCAGGGACAGGTCAGTATAGAAATATAGCATGTAGAAGAGACACGATGCCCAGGGACAGGTCAGTATAGAAATATAGCATTTAGAAGTGACACGATACCCAGGGACAGGTCAGTATAGAAATATAGCATTTAGAAGAGACACGATGCCCATTCCCCCCCTATCCATGGTGCTTCTATGTGGAATGCTGAGTCTGCTGCACCACAACCCTGGACTTCAGACCTGCAGGGGTCAGTGGGGACTGTTCctaccgtacacacacacacacacacacacacacacacacacagaccctatGAGATGATAATATTGTTGTGTTTTAATTGGTCGACAGACAGGTGGTAGCACACACAGACCCTATGAGATGATAATATTGTTGTGTTTTAATTGGTCGACAGACAGGTGGTAGCGTGGCACAGACCCTATGAGATGATAATATTGTTGTGTTTTAATTGGTCGACAGACAGGTGGTAGCGTGGCACAGACCCTATGAGATGATAATATTGTTGTGTTTTAATTGGTCGACAGACAGGTGGTAGCGTGGCACAGACCCTATGAGATGATAATATTGTTGTGTTTTAATTGGTCGACAGACAGGTGGTAGCGTGGCACAGACCCTATGAGATGATAATATTGTTGTGTTTTAATTGGTCGACAGACAGGTGGTAGCGTGGCACAGACCCTATGAGATGATAATATTGTTGTGTTTTAATTGGTCGACAGACAGGTGGTAGCGTGGCACAGACCCTATGAGTTGATAATACTGTTGTGTTTTAATTGGTCGACAGACAGGTGGTACGTGGCACAGACCCTATGAGATGATAATATTGTTGTGTTTTAATTGGTCGACAGACAGGTGGTAGCGTGGCACAGACCCTATGAGATGATAATATTGTTGTGTTTTAATTGGTCGACAGACAGGTGGTAGCGTGGCACAGACCCTACTGTGTGGACCTGGAAGAATGCACCTTCTCTCACCTGCGTTCCTTCCTAGAGCGCTACTGTGACGGCATCAACAGCGAGGTGccacccctccccttcccctcctccaggTAGGTACTGGTACTGCAGGCACTCCTACAGGGAACCCTACAGGGAGCTCACTGTAAAGACGGGAATGAAATCGTTGGAACCGTGTCATGGATACAATGTGTTTAGTGGGGTTCTATTCATTCTAAACATTCTGATGAGACCGTCCTGAAGACAGGAATGAAATCGTTGGAACCGTGTCATGGATACAATGTGTTTAGTGGGGTTCTATTCATTCTAAACATTCCGTCCTGAAGACAGGAATGAAATCGTTGGAACCGTGTCATGGATACAATGTGTTTAGTGGGGTTCTATTCATTCTAAACATTCCGTCCTGAAGACGTGAAATGACAGCAGCCTCCATCCACCACACTGACTATTCATCTGAGGCATTAACAGTCCCGTAAGACCACGAAAACACAATAAggtttgagtgtatgtaaacttctgacccactgggaatgtgatgaaagaaataaaagctgaaataaatcattctctctactattattctgacatttcacattcttaaaataaagtggtgattctaactgaccttaaacagggatttttttactaggattaaatgtcaggaacagTGAAAAACCgagtttcaatgtatttggctaaggtgtatgtaaacttccgacttcaactgtacattctgtaGCATTTAGCATGTAGCATTATGTAGCATTTAGCATGTAGCATTCTGTAGCATTTAGCATGTAGCATTCTGTAGCATTTAGCATGTAGCATTCTGTAGCATTTAGCATGTAGCATTCTGTAGCATTTAGCATGTAGCATTCTGTAGCATTTAGCATGTAGTATTCTGTAGCATTTTACTGATGCTACAATCAATGAAAACCGTTGCATTGCCTTTCTGCTGGGCTTCGTCTTCTGTCTTATCAAGACAGTATCTCATAACACTCTGACGTACCACTTCATTACAGGGAGCATCACAACTTCCTGAAACTCTGCCTTCGACTGCTGTCCAATCACCTGGCTTTGGCTCTGGCCGGGGGAGTGGCCACCAGTATCCTAGGGCGACAGGCCCGCCCCCTCCGGAACCTTCTCTTCAGACTGATGGATTCCTCTGTTCCTGATGAGATCCAAGAGGTGAACACCGACTCACACAGTAAACCCACTAGATCAGCTGTTCCTTTGAAGGGTGTCTGTATACAGCCCGAATGTTAACAATATAGATTTAACTATAAACCCTCAAAACACTACATCTCTAATTACCAGACAACATTACCTTTCAGACTGGAGATGACAATATGGACTCTGGATATGTAAAGCAACAAGGCACAagctgttgactgactggtctgaACTTGACTATTTGCCAGGTCCCTGACCCGTTGGGGTTTTGTCCCTGAGCCGTTGGGGTTTTGTCCCTGAGCCGTTGGGGTTTTGTCCCTGAGCCGTTGGGGTTTTGTCCCTGACCCGTTGGGGTTTTGTCCCTGACCCGTTGGGGTTTTGTCCCTGACCCGTTGGGGTTTTGTCCCTGAGCCAAACCCAGTGTCGCTGTGTTTTGGTCGTCAGGCCGGGATTGAGATCGATAGTCAAGCTGTTGTCTCCTCTCGTTGTGTGTTTTGGTTGTCAGGCCGGGATTGAGATCGATAGTCAAGCTGTTGTCTCTTCTCGTTGTGTGTTTTGGTTGTCAGGCTGGGATTGAGATCAATAGTCAAGCTGTTGTCTCCTCTCGTTGTGTGTTTTGGTTGTCAGGCCGGGATTGAGATCGATAGTCAAGCTGTTGTCTCCTCTCGTTGTGTGTTTTGGTTGTCAGGCTGGGATTGAGATCGATAGTCAAGCTGTTGTCTCCTCTCGTTGTGTGTTTTGGTTGTCAGGCTGGGATTGAGATCGATAGTCAAGCTGTTGTCTCCTCTCGTTGTGTGTTTTGGTTGTCAGGCTGGGATTGAGATCGATAGTCAAGCTGTTGTCTCCTCTCGTTGTGTGTTTTGGTTGTCTGGTGGGATTGAGATCGATAGTCAAGCTGTTGTCTCCTCTCGTTGTGTGTTTTGGTTGTCAGGCCGGGATTGAGATCGATAGTCAAGCTGTTGTCTCCTCTCGTTGTGTGTTTTGGTTGTCAGGCTGGGATTGAGATCGATAGTCAAGCTGTTGTCTCCTCTCGTTGTGTGTTTTGGTTGTCAGGCTGGGATTGAGATCGATAGTCAAGCTGTTGTCTCCTCTCGTTGTGTGTTTTGGTTGTCAGGCCGGGATTGAGATCGATAGTCAAGCTGTTGTCTCCTCTCGTTGTGTGTTTTGGTTGTCAGGCTGGGATTGAGATCGATAGTCAAGCTGTTGTCTCCTCTCGTTGTGTGTTTTGGTTGTCAGGCTGGGATTGAGATCGATAGTCAAGCTGTTGTCTCCTCTCGTTGTGTGTTTTGGTTGTCGGGCTGGGATTGAGATCGATAGTCAAGCTGTTGTCTCCTCTCGTTGTGTGTTTTGGTTGTCAGGCTGGGATTGAGATCGATAGTCAAGCTGTTGTCTCCTCTCGTTGTGTGTTTTGGTTGTCAGGCTGGGATTGAGATCGATAGTCAAGCTGTTGTCTCCTCTCGTTGTGTGTTTTGGTTGTCAGGCTGGGATTGAGATCGATAGTCAAGCTGTTGTCTCCTCTCGTTGTGTGTTTTGGTTGTCGGGCTGGGATTGAGATCGATAGTCAAGCTGTTGTCTCTTCTCATTGTGTGTTTTGGTTGTCAGGCTGGGATTGAGATCGATAGTCAAGCTGTTGTCTCTTCTCGTTGTGTGTTTTGGTTGTCAGGCTGGGATTGAGATCGATAGTCAAGCTGTTGTCTCTTCTCATTGTGTGTTTTGGTTGTCAGGCTGGGATTGAGATCGATAGTCAAGCTGTTGTCTCTTCTAATTGTGTGTTTTGGTTGTCAGGCTGGGATTGAGATCGATAGTCAAGCTGTTGTCTCTTCTCGTTGTGTGTTTTGGTTGTCAGGCTGGGATTGAGATCAATAGTCAAGCTGTTGTCTCCTCTCGTTGTGTGTTTTGGTTGTCAGGCCGGGATTGAGATCGATAGTCAAGCTGTTGTCTCCTCTCGTTGTGTGTTTTGGTTGTCAGGCTGGGATTGAGATCGATAGTCAAGCTGTTGTCTCCTCTCGTTGTGTGTTTTGGTTGTCAGGCTGGGATTGAGATCGATAGTCAAGCTGTTGTCTCCTCTCGTTGTGTGTTTTGGTTGTCAGGCTGGGATTGAGATCGATAGTCAAGCTGTTGTCTCCTCTCGTTGTGTGTTTTGGTTGTCGGGCTGGGATTGAGATCGATAGTCAAGCTGTTGTCTCTTCTCATTGTGTGTTTTGGTTGTCAGGCTGGGATTGAGATCGATAGTCAAGCTGTTGTCTCCTCTCGTTGTGTGTTTTGGTTGTCAGGCTGGGATTGAGATCGATAGTCAAGCTGTTGTCTCTTCTAATTGTGTGTTTTGGTTGTCAGGCTGGGATTGAGATCGATAGTCAAGCTGTTGTCTCTTCTCATTGTGTGTTTTGGTTGTCAGGCTGGGATTGAGATCGATAGTCAAGCTGTTGTCTCCTCTCATTGTGTGGTGCTGTTGTTGTTTATGCCAGACTGTGTTTGAAACGCTAACACTGTGTTGTCAGGCTCTaaccctgtgtctctgtgttgtcaggctctaacactgtgtctctgtgttgtcaggctctaacactgtgtctctgtgttgtcaggctctaacactgtgtctctgtgttgtcaggctctaacactgtgtctctgtgttgtcaggctctaacactgtgtctctgtgttgtcaggctctaacactgtgtctctgtgttgtcaggctctaacactgtgtctctgtgttgtcaggctctaacactgtgtctctgtgttgtcaggctctaacactgtgtctctgtgttgtcaggCTCTaacactgtgttgtgttgtcaggctctaacactgtgtctctgtgttgtcaggCTCTAACACTGTGTTGAGTTGTCAGGCTCtaacactgtgtctctgtgttgtcaggCTCTaacactgtgtctgtgttgtcacGCTCTAACACTGTGTTGAGTTGTCAGTCTCTAACACTGTGTTGAGTTGTCAGGCTCTAACACTGTGTCTGTGTTGACACGCTCTAACACTGTGTTGAGTTGTCAGGCTCTAATACTGTGTTGAGTTGTCAGGCTCTAACACTGTGTTGAGTTGTCAGGCTCTAACACTGTGTTGAGTTGTCAGGCTCTAATACTGTGTTGAGTTGTCAGGCTCTaaccctgtgtctctgtgttgtcgggctctaacactgtgtctctgtgttgtcgggctctaacactgtgtctctgtgttgtcaggctctaacactgtgtctctgtgttgtcaggctctaacactgtgtctctgtgttttcaggctctaacactgtgtctctgtgttgtgagGCTCTAATGGTTTCTCTGTGTTGTCAGGCTCTaaccctgtgtctctgtgttttcaggctctaactctgtgttgtcaggctctaaccctgtgtctctgtgttttcaggctctaactctgtgttgtcggGCTCTAACACTGTGTCTCTGTTGCGTTGACCCATCTCCGTGTTTTCTCTAGGCTGTGATTGAGACTCTGTCTGTGGGGGCCACTATGCTGTTACCTCCTCTGAGAGAGGATGGAGCTTCTCCACTCCCTGCTGCCCCAGGGACCTGACAGATGGGAGAGTCTGTCTAAAGGACAGGTATAGTACATAG comes from Oncorhynchus keta strain PuntledgeMale-10-30-2019 unplaced genomic scaffold, Oket_V2 Un_contig_23617_pilon_pilon, whole genome shotgun sequence and encodes:
- the LOC118382086 gene encoding probable E3 ubiquitin-protein ligase HERC1; this encodes MGQCGQGNSTGPITKPKKVVGLDGVVIQQISAGTSHSLAWTALPRDRQVVAWHRPYCVDLEECTFSHLRSFLERYCDGINSEVPPLPFPSSREHHNFLKLCLRLLSNHLALALAGGVATSILGRQARPLRNLLFRLMDSSVPDEIQEAVIETLSVGATMLLPPLREDGASPLPAAPGT